In Aerosakkonema funiforme FACHB-1375, the genomic stretch GAAGTAGACCACATTGATGGAAATTGGCAAAACAACTCACCGGATAACCTGCGACTTTTGTGTCCCAATTGTCATTCGCTGACACCCACATATAAAGCACGAAATAAGGGGAAAGGCAGAAGTTGGCGTCGGGAGTTGTATGCGATGTCCAAGCAGCAGTCAGTAACGCTGAAGGAGTAAATGCGATCGCCTCAACCGTGCATTTCAGGCAAATCAAGAAAATTTTTAGGGATAGTAGCCACAGTAGCCCAAAGTTTGCTATATTAATTTAGGTCGCTGGTGTAGCTCAGCTGGTAGAGCAACGCACTTGTAATGCGTGGGCCGTGGGTTCAAATCCCTTCACCAGCTTAGGTTTCAGGCAATTTGGTAAGGCGCGACCCCAAGAGTTTTTTTTCTTGGGGTCGATGCTTAAACTCTGCTAAACGAGGCTGGCAGTTGTAAATCCTCGCTTTTATATGTCAGAACTACCTAAATCCCAGAATTTTGACGAAAAATGGCCTCGGTACTACCAAGCTGTGGCGGGTAGAGTTCCGCGCAACACTCTGCTAGCAGCTTTGGAACGGTTCGATAATGAGGAGCCGGATCGAAAAGGACGCTTCGCGGTAGACTTGGGTTGCGGGGAAGGTCGCGATACGGTGGAACTGCTGCGGCGGGGTTGGCGAGTTTTGGCAATTGACGGAAATGCGGAAGCGTTTGAGCGAATGTTGGCGCGTCCGGATTTGCAAAATGTCGAATTATTGGAAACCAAATTAGGTAAATTTCAGGATACTACTTGGCCGGAAACAGATTTAATTAATGGTAGTTTTTGTCTGCCATTTTGTCCGCCCGAATATTTTTCGCAATTGTGGGATAAAATTGTGCAAAGTATTCGTGTTGGCGGTCGTTTCAGCGGTCAATTGTTTGGCGATCGAGATGACTGGGCGAAGATTCCTACCCATTCCCATTTCACGCAAGCACAGGTGGAAAAATTTTTAGAACCTTTTGAGATAGAGGTTTTTAATATCGAAGAAGAAGATGGCAAAACGGCTTTGCAAGAACCAAAGCACTGGCATATTTTTCATATTGTAGCTCGGAAGAAATAAGTTGGCTTGTCGTTCGATCGCATCCTTAATATATCTCATCTCTACTCTTCATCTGCGTACCCTACGGGAAGGCTAATTGCTTCGCAATCGCTTCGCTAACGCCTACATCTGCGTGCATCTGCGGTAAAAAAAATATAAAACCCAGCCCACCCAAAGAAAAATCATAGTAAAATTAAATAAACTCAAGTAATAGATGCTCCCATGACAAAGCTATTACTGATAGAATCACCGGGAAAATCAAAAAAATTAAGTCAAATTCTGGGTGCGGGTTGGATTGTCAAAGCTAGTATGGGTCATATCCGCGAACTAGCACAGGATGGGGAAGATTCGCTAGGATTTGATTTAGAAGACGATCGCATAAATTGTCGCTACGAAATTAGAGGCGATCGCAGTAAGAAAGTCCTCAGCGATTTGCGTCAAGCTGTCAAGCAAGCAACCGATATTTACATTGCCACAGATCCCGATCGAGAAGGCGAAACAATTGGTTGGCATTTAGCGCAAGAACTGCGATTAAAACAGCCGAAAAGAGTTACTTATACCGAGATTACTAAAGCGGCAGTGATGAGTGCGATCGCCAAACCGCGCACCCTCGACCAAAACTTAATCGCCGCCGGAAGAGCGAGAGATTGTCTCGATAAATTAGTCGGATATAAAGGTAGCAAACATTTAGTTTGGCAACTGAAAAACGGTGCGAAATCGATGGGAAGAGTGCAAAGCGCCACTCTTCATTTAATTTGCCAAAG encodes the following:
- a CDS encoding class I SAM-dependent methyltransferase, translating into MSELPKSQNFDEKWPRYYQAVAGRVPRNTLLAALERFDNEEPDRKGRFAVDLGCGEGRDTVELLRRGWRVLAIDGNAEAFERMLARPDLQNVELLETKLGKFQDTTWPETDLINGSFCLPFCPPEYFSQLWDKIVQSIRVGGRFSGQLFGDRDDWAKIPTHSHFTQAQVEKFLEPFEIEVFNIEEEDGKTALQEPKHWHIFHIVARKK